The nucleotide sequence CTGGGCGCAGGACAAGCAGTGGGACCCGTCGATGGACGAGGCCCGCCGTGAGTCCGAGTACCGGAACTGGAAGAAGGCGGTCACGAAGACCTTCGACTGGGTCGACGAAGACTGACCCGCCACCATGCGAGTGAAGGCCCCCGTCCCTCGGTTGGGGGCCTTCACTCGTTACGGGGACGAAGTCATCCTGGCGAACACGATGACGTTGTCGAGGTAGTTGCGCGACGCCTTGTCGAACACGCCGCCGCAGGTGATGAGCCGCAGTTCCGGCTCGGTGGTGTCGCCGTAGACGGCGTCGGTGGGGAACTTGTCCTTCGCCACCCTCTCGACCTTCGTGACCGTGAACTCAGCCGTCACGCCGTCCTTGCGGGTGATCGAGACCTTGTCGCCGGGCGTCAGTTCCTTCAGCCGGAAGAAGATGCCCTTCTGCTTGTTGCCGTCCACGTGCCCGAGGATCACCGAAGGCCCGATTTCCCCCGGGGTCGGCCCGTGCACGTACCAGCCCGCCTGCATCGGCTGGGTCACCGGCGGCACCTCGATGGTGTTGTCCGCGTTGAGCCCCAGCGGGATCAGGCTGGACTTCGCCTCGATCTCCGGCACGTCGATCGACACCGGATCGGCCTTCGGCAGGCCGCGGGTGACGGTCTCGGGCGCGACGCTCGGCACCGTCTCGGCTTGCGGCGTCCCGGCTCGCGGCGGAGCGACCTCGTCGCATCCGGACAGGAAGAACGCCAAGACGGCCGCCAGAACCAGCGGTGCCCGTCGCGGCCAGGTCGCCTTCATACTCGCCCCTTCGGGTAGCGGTCAGGGCGCCATGCTGCCGTCGCCGGCGTGAGCGGCACCGGAAGGCACCGAGTTCACCTGGCGGGGAGGAACGGTGAACGTTGCCGTATAAGACTTTCCGTTGCAGTTGACGATCAGCGGGTAGCTGCCGGGCGCCGTGCCGGCCTTGAGTTCGACGTCGGCGCTGACATTCGCCGGGACCCCGATGAGCGGACCGTAGTCGGACTTCCCGACGGTCAGCACCGGCGAAGAGAACGTCGTCGACGACGGCGCCTTCAGCCCGTCGCCGCCGGGGCATCGCGCAAGCGCCACGTTGGAGTCGCCGTGCACGTACTTGTTGACGAGCCCGAGTTCGTAGGCGGTGTCGTCGTTGAGCTGCACCGTGACACCGGGCTCCGGCTCGGGTTGCTGCGCGAACCCGGCCGACGCCCCCGCCGACATCGCCGCACCGATCGCCACCACTCCGGCGAGAACCCTGCGAATCACGGAAAACCCCTAGCCGTCACCAAAACACCGACATGCGCTAGACGCGGTCGCCCCCGCGAGGGTTGCCTCTTGGCGGCGATCAGTCCAAGTCGTCGTGGCGCATCAGCTGGCGGCCCGCCTCGGTGATCGACCCCGACAGCGACGGGTACACCGAAAATGTCAGTGCCAGATGTTCCACTGTGAGCTGGTTCTGGACGGCGAGCGCGATGGGAAGGATGAGTTCGCTCGCCGTCGGCGCCACGACCACCCCACCGACGACCACGCCGGTGGCGGGGCGGCAGAACAGCTTCACGAAACCGCGTCGCAGGCCTTCCATCTTCGCGCGGGCGTTCGTCGCGAGCGGGAGCATGATGGTGCGGGCGGGCACCTCACCCGAGTCGATCGCCTGCTGGCTGATGCCGACGGTCGCGATCTCGGGGTGGGTGAACACGTTGGCGGCGACGGTCTTGAGCTTGATCGGCGCGACACCCTCGCCGAGCGCGTGCCACATCGCGATGCGGCCCTGCATGCTGGCCACGGAAGCGAGCATCAGCACCCCGGTGCAGTCGCCCGCGGCGTAGATGCCGGGCGCGCTGGTGCGGGAAACGCGGTCGACGCCGATGAAGCCGCCGGGGCCGGGCTCGATGCCGACCTTTTCCAGGCCGATGTCGGCGGTGTTGGGCACCGAACCGACGGTCATCAGCGCGTGGCTGGCTTCGATCACGCGGCCGTCGGAGAGGTGGATCGCGACGCCCTTTTCGGTGCGCTCGACCTTGTCGGCGCGGGCCTGCTTGACGACCGTGGTGCCGCGCTGGGAGAAGACCTCTTCGAGCACGGCGGCGGCGTCGGCGTCCTCGTGCGGGAGCACGCGGTCGCGGCTGGACACGACGGTGACCTTGACACCCATCTCGGTGTAGGCCGAGGCGAATTCGGCGCCGGTGACACCCGAACCGATGACGGCCAGGTGCTCGGGCAGCTCGCGCAGGTCGTAGAGCTGACGCCAGTCGAGGATGCGCTCGCCGTCCGGCACGGCGCCGGGCAGCACGCGCGGGGTGGCACCGGTCGAGATGAGGACGACGTCGGCGTCGAGCACCTCGGTCGAGCCGTCGGAGGCGGTGACGGCGACCTTGTGCGTGGCGAGCCCGGCCTCT is from Amycolatopsis lurida and encodes:
- a CDS encoding class F sortase, translating into MKATWPRRAPLVLAAVLAFFLSGCDEVAPPRAGTPQAETVPSVAPETVTRGLPKADPVSIDVPEIEAKSSLIPLGLNADNTIEVPPVTQPMQAGWYVHGPTPGEIGPSVILGHVDGNKQKGIFFRLKELTPGDKVSITRKDGVTAEFTVTKVERVAKDKFPTDAVYGDTTEPELRLITCGGVFDKASRNYLDNVIVFARMTSSP
- a CDS encoding NAD(P)H-quinone dehydrogenase — its product is MTKIVIMGGGPAGYEAALVAAQHGADVTIVERDGLGGACVLYDCVPSKTFIASSGALANMHDLRELGINTDMADTSVDLPTVHGRVKGLALAQSADIRARVQREGVRVVIGQARFDDEEAGLATHKVAVTASDGSTEVLDADVVLISTGATPRVLPGAVPDGERILDWRQLYDLRELPEHLAVIGSGVTGAEFASAYTEMGVKVTVVSSRDRVLPHEDADAAAVLEEVFSQRGTTVVKQARADKVERTEKGVAIHLSDGRVIEASHALMTVGSVPNTADIGLEKVGIEPGPGGFIGVDRVSRTSAPGIYAAGDCTGVLMLASVASMQGRIAMWHALGEGVAPIKLKTVAANVFTHPEIATVGISQQAIDSGEVPARTIMLPLATNARAKMEGLRRGFVKLFCRPATGVVVGGVVVAPTASELILPIALAVQNQLTVEHLALTFSVYPSLSGSITEAGRQLMRHDDLD